A stretch of the Macadamia integrifolia cultivar HAES 741 unplaced genomic scaffold, SCU_Mint_v3 scaffold2504, whole genome shotgun sequence genome encodes the following:
- the LOC122066625 gene encoding uncharacterized protein LOC122066625: MDSSCNQQNKHGIMVESQGGDGLDSDVSSSSISTTLSDFMDDATTTTEASSASSSSSSSLDQVSSSGPLYEMSSLMQQLPFKRGLSKYFEGKSQSYTSLSNVRSLEDLAKPENPYNKKLKSCKSYGGLFESHKSLAPKTNISKKPSRGSCYAANVRKNNSFLGNGRPPVPSPRSNGYLIA; encoded by the exons ATGGATTCTTCTTGTAACCAACAAAACAAACATGGGATCATGGTTGAAAGTCAGGGAGGTGATGGTCTTGACTCAGATGTTTCGAGCAGCTCTATTTCAACGACTCTTTCAGATTTCATGGATGATGCAACCACGACGACTGAGGCTTCTTCAGcttcgtcttcttcatcttcttccctagATCAAGTCTCCAGTAGTGGACCTTTGTATGAGATGTCCTCTCTCATGCAACAACTCCCTTTCAA GAGAGGTTTATCAAAGTATTTCGAAGGGAAGTCCCAGTCTTatacatctttatccaatgtgAGGAGCTTAGAGGACCTTGCCAAGCCAGAGAACCCATACAACAAGAAACTCAAGTCCTGCAAGAGCTATGGAGGATTGTTTGAAAGCCACAAATCTTtggctcccaaaaccaatatatCAAAGAAGCCTTCAAGGGGTTCTTGTTATGCAGCCAATGTGAGGAAGAACAACAGTTTCTTGGGCAACGGCAGACCTCCAGTTCCTTCACCTAGATCTAATGGTTATTTGATTGCTTGA